Proteins found in one Poecilia reticulata strain Guanapo linkage group LG6, Guppy_female_1.0+MT, whole genome shotgun sequence genomic segment:
- the ckap5 gene encoding cytoskeleton-associated protein 5 isoform X2: MGDDSEWMKLPIDQKCEHKVWKARLNGYEEALKLFQKIEDEKSPEWGKYLGLIKKFVTDSNAVAQLKGLEAALAFIENAHVAGKTTGEVVSGVVTKVFNQPKARAKELGMDICLMYIEIEKSEVVQDELLKGLDNKNPKIVVACIETLRKALSEFGSKIVTLKPVVKVLPKQFESREKAVRDESKLLAVEIYRWIRDALRPPLQNINSVQLKELEEEWVKLPPSPPKQTRFLRSQQDLKAKFEQQQAQGGEQSDGDEAEETAAAVDPYDLLEPVEILSKMPKDFYEKIEAKKWQERKEALEAVDSLTKNPKLENGDYGDLVRALKKVVGKDANVMLVSMAAKCLAGLASGLRKKFGTYAGQVVPTILEKFKEKKLQVVQSLQEAIDAIFLTTTLQNLSEDILGVMDNKNPSIKQQASLFLARSFRHCTQATLPKSVLKPLCAALIKQVNDSAPEVRDAAFEALGTAMKVVGEKAVNPFFSDLEKLKLDKIKECADKVELPGGKKGAAGGGSASGDKKPAAKAPPAAEAPPKSSAQPKKSQTASASKPSAGPAKKGKPASAAGGKSKKTSDSKETTEAEISPEACEELAAAVLPASCLQQLDSGNWKERLASMEEFQRAVETMDKAVMPCQALVRMLAKKPGWKETNFQVMQMKLHIVALVAQRGRFSKTSASVVLDGLVDKIGDVKCGGNAKSALTAIGETCLLPWTAEQVVSLAFAQKNPKNQAETLNWLANAMKEFGFAGINVKGFINNVKTALGATNPAVRTAAIALLGVMYLYMGQPLRMFFEDEKPALLAQIDAEFEKMQGQSPPAPIRSTKKTAAAAEEEGEEGAEQDEDGGAGQDIMDLLPRTDISDKITSDLVSKIGDKNWKIRKEGLDEAAAVISEAKFITPNIGELPLALKGRLSDSNKILVQQTLSILQQLATAMGPGLKQHVKALGFPVITVLGDSKVNLRTAAMATLQAWVEQTGMKDWLEGEDLSEELKRENPFLRQEVLGWLAEKLPTLRSVPADLMLCVPQLFACLEDRNADVRKKAQDALPTVMMHLGYDKMNKATGKLKPASKDQVVAMLEKARTLMPAKPAAPAKTGGKGSAEQSRAPSASRTSEDFTDKPEAKKIRGGGAAKKPPSPTEEAPPPSNQKECNGSKKPPVKGKAAAATAAAAAGGQQGPAGKKPATKGPKDDEDKSGPIFILVPNAKEQRIKEEKQLKILKWNFITPRDEYVEQLKTQMAACFAKWLLDEMFHFDFQRQVKAIGVMIERLNSESEATIGCLDLILKWITLRFFETNTTILMKVLEYLKLLFTMLNRENYHLTEYEANSFVPYLILKVGESKDVVRKDVRVILGMLCKVYPASKLFPFLMEGTKSKNSKQRAECLEELGCLIEGYGMNVCQPTPAKSLKEIAVHIGDRDTSVRNAALNTVVAVYNVCGDQVYKLIGNLSEKDMSMLEERIKRSAKKTPAAPAKQSAAEKTQREQPANPNATFLRKPAQEDPGKLNQSRQNAHNDHPSIPKEFQLDLDMIEQDQRSVCELPDLVQHQLDELLEPVMIPEPKIRAISPHFDDLHSSTASTINFVISQVASGDIGTSIQALAQIDEVLRQEDKADVMSGHIDQLLIATIMQLRLINSTHLADDRVDKKDLIKLYSCIMGNMMSLFSMEMLAREASIGVLKDLMHSLITLMLDSRVEDVEDGTQVIRSVNLLVIRVLEHSDQTNIFSALLVLLQDTLVSNAGSLKVSELVMKCLWRMIRFLPENINSLNLDRILLDVHNFMKVFPKEKLKQLKTDVPHRTLKTLCHTLCKLTGVKILDHLSMIENRNESELEAYLRRVVKHSGNLSGTKSDRGNEKSAHGTDDRMSKAKVSDILSEIFKKIGSKENTKEGLTELYEYKQKYSDADLEPFLRNTSQFFQSYVERGLRVIESEREGKPRIQSSSVIPQHNVESSLSSSNEELKPAVYYERLKILRQRQGLENTTRALSSEDEPPQRPAISSLLSSKPSVASSTDMLHSKLSQLKESRELYQQEHNARSGSPTRARAASPATANLDDLKKRLERIKSKRQ; the protein is encoded by the exons ATGGGGGACGATAGCGAGTGGATGAAGCTTCCCATCGACCAGAAATGTGAACATAAG GTGTGGAAAGCCAGACTGAACGGTTATGAAGAAGCTCTGAAGTTGTTCCAGAAGATAGAGGATGAGAAGAGTCCGGAGTGGGGGAAGTATCTAGGACTAATCAAGAAGTTTGTCACGGACTCGAATGCAGTGGCTCAGCTCAAAGGCCTGGAAGCTGCCTTGGCCTTTATTGAGAATGCTCATGTGGCTGGCAA GACGACGGGCGAAGTTGTGTCTGGCGTCGTCACCAAGGTGTTCAACCAGCCGAAGGCGCGAGCCAAAGAGCTGGGCATGGACATCTGCCTGATGTACATCGAGATAGAGAAGAGCGAGGTGGTTCAGGATGAGCTGCTCAAAGGACTGGACAACAAGAACCCCAAGATAGTGGTGGCGTGCATCGAGACGCTCAGGAAGGCTCTGAG TGAGTTTGGATCAAAAATAGTGACCCTGAAGCCAGTAGTGAAAGTTTTACCCAAACAGTTTGAGTCCAGAGAGAAGGCTGTGAGGGATGAGTCCAAGTTGCTTGCTGTGGAAATCTACAGGTGGATCAGAGACGCTCTGAGGCCGCCGCTGCAGAACATCAACTCTGTACAG ctgaaagagctggaggaggagtgGGTGAAGCTGCCCCCTTCCCCTCCCAAGCAGACCCGGTTCCTGCGCTCTCAGCAGGACCTGAAGGCAAAGTTTGAACAGCAACAAGCTCAAGGAGGAGAGCAGTCTGATG GAGACGAAGCAgaagaaactgcagcagctgtggaTCCGTACGATCTGCTGGAACCTGTGGAGATTCTGTCAAAGATGCCCAAAGACTTCTATGAGAAAATT GAAGCTAAAAAGTGGCAGGAGAGGAAAGAAGCTCTTGAAGCTGTCGATTCTCTGACCAAGAACCCCAAACTGGAGAACGGCGACTATGGAGACTTGGTCCGCGCGCTGAAGAAG GTTGTGGGGAAAGACGCCAACGTGATGCTGGTTTCCATGGCGGCCAAATGTCTGGCTGGACTGGCCTCTGGTCTCAGGAAGAAGTTTGGGACGTATGCAGGACAA gtTGTTCCAACTATCCTGGAGAAGTTCAAGGAGAAGAAGCTGCAGGTCGTCCAGTCCCTGCAGGAGGCCATTGATGCCATTTTCCTCACT acgACTCTGCAGAACCTTTCGGAGGACATCCTGGGTGTGATGGACAATAAGAACCCGTCCATTAAGCAGCAGGCGTCTCTGTTTCTGGCCCGATCTTTCCGACACTGCACGCAGGCCACGCTGCCGAAAAGCGTCCTCAAGCCGTTGTGTGCTGCCCTCATCAAG CAAGTGAACGACTCGGCCCCTGAGGTCCGTGACGCGGCCTTCGAAGCTCTGGGAACGGCCATGAAGGTGGTTGGGGAAAAGGCCGTGAACCCTTTCTTTTCCGACTTGGAAAAACTCAAACTCGATAAG ATCAAGGAGTGTGCTGACAAAGTGGAGCTTCCTGGAGGTAAaaaaggagcagcaggaggaggatcGGCATCGGGTGACAAGAAGCCTGCAGCTAaagctcctcctgcagctgaaGCCCCTCCCAAATCCTCGGCGCAGCCGAAGAAGAGCCAAACTGCATCAGCTAGCAAG ccgTCAGCTGGTCCGGCTAAAAAAGGGAAACCAGCATCAGCAGCTGGAGGGAAATCCAAGAAGACCTCAGACAGCAAAGAAACCACAGAAGCCGAAATATCT cCTGAAGCGTGCGAGGAGCTGGCAGCAGCAgtacttcctgcttcctgtctgcagcagctggactCGGGCAACTGGAAGGAGAGGCTGGCCAGTATGGAGGAGTTTCAGAGG GCTGTGGAGACCATGGACAAGGCGGTGATGCCGTGCCAGGCGTTGGTTCGAATGCTGGCCAAGAAACCGGGTTGGAAGGAGACGAACTTTCAG GTGATGCAGATGAAGCTGCACATCGTGGCTCTGGTGGCTCAGAGAGGACGGTTCTCAAAGACGTCGGCCTCCGTGGTTTTAGACGGTCTGGTGGATAAGATCGGAGACGTGAAGTGCGGTGGGAACGCCAAGTCGGCTCTGACTGCGATCGGAGAGACGTGTTTGTTGCCGTGGACAGCAGAGCAG GTCGTCTCCTTGGCGTTTGCGCAGAAGAACCCCAAAAACCAGGCGGAGACGCTCAACTGGCTGGCGAACGCCATGAAGGAGTTTGGATTTGCTGG CATCAACGTGAAAGGCTTCATCAACAACGTGAAGACGGCTCTGGGAGCGACGAACCCCGCCGTGCGGACGGCAGCCATCGCCCTGCTGGGGGTCATGTACCTGTACATGGGACAGCCGCTGCGCATGTTCTTCGAAGACGAGAAGCCGGCTCTCCTCGCACAGATAGATGCCGAGTTCGAGAAG ATGCAGGGTCAGTCGCCTCCGGCTCCGATCAGATCCACCAAGAAGACGGCGGCAGCGGcggaggaagagggagaagaGGGGGCGGAGCAGGATGAAGATGGAGGAGCAGGGCAGGACATCATGGACCTGCTGCCCCGAACTGATATCAG tgaCAAGATCACCTCTGACCTGGTGTCTAAAATTGGAGACAAGAACTGGAAGATCAGGAAGGAGGGTCTGGATGAGGCTGCGGCCGTCATCTCTGAGGCCAAGTTCATCACGCCCAACATCGGGGAGCTTCCTCTGGCGCTGAAAGGGCGACTCAGCGACTCCAACAAGATCCTG GTCCAACAGACCCTGAGTATTCTGCAGCAGCTGGCTACAGCCATGGGACCCGGACTCAAGCAGCATGTGAAAGCTCTGGGGTTCCCTGTCATCACTGTTCTGGGGGACAGCAAG GTGAACCTGAGGACGGCTGCCATGGCAACACTGCAGGCCTGGGTGGAGCAGACTGGGATGAAGGACTGGCTGGAGGGAGAGGATCTGTCCGAGGAGCTGAAGAGGGAAAATCCCTTCCTGCGTCAGGAG GTGCTTGGCTGGCTGGCAGAGAAGCTGCCGACTCTCAGGTCGGTCCCCGCGGACCTGATGCTGTGCGTCCCGCAGCTGTTCGCCTGCCTGGAGGACCGGAACGCCGACGTGAGGAAGAAAGCCCAGGACGCCCTGCCCACCGTCATGATGCACCTGGGCTACGACAAGATGAACAAAGCCACAGGAAAACTCAAA CCTGCCTCCAAGGATCAGGTGGTAGCCATGTTGGAAAAGGCCAGAACATTGATGCCGGCTAAACCTGCGGCGCCGGCCAAAACGGGAGGAAAAGGTTCTGCAGAGCAAAGCCGAGCTCCTTCAG CTTCAAGGACCAGCGAGGATTTTACAGATAAACCTGAAGCTAAGAaaatcagaggaggaggagctgccaAGAAG CCTCCCTCTCCCACGGAGGAAGCTCCGCCTCCCTCCAATCAGAAGGAGTGTAATGGTAGCAAAAAGCCGCCCGTCAAAGGgaaggctgctgctgctactgctgctgctgctgctggcggcCAACAG GGTCCAGCTGGTAAGAAACCCGCCACTAAAGGCCCGAAGGATGATGAGGATAAGTCTGGGCCGATCTTCATCTTGGTCCCCAACGCCAAGGAGCAGAGGATCAAAGAGGAGAAGCAGCTGAAG ATCCTGAAGTGGAACTTCATCACCCCTCGGGACGAATACGTGGAGCAGCTGAAAACTCAAATGGCCGCTTGTTTCGCCAAGTGGCTGCTGGACGAGATGTTTCACTTCGACTTTCAGCGACAAGTGAAGGCCATCGGGGTCATGATCGAG AGGCTGAACAGCGAGAGCGAAGCGACCATCGGCTGCCTGGACCTGATCCTGAAGTGGATCACGCTCCGCTTCTTTGAAACCAACACCACCATCCTGATGAAGGTGCTGGAGTATCTGAAGCTGCTGTTCACGATGCTGAACAGGGAGAACTACCACCTGACGGAGTATGAAGCCAACTCCTTCGTCCCCTACCTCATACTgaag GTCGGAGAGTCGAAGGATGTGGTTCGTAAAGATGTCCGGGTCATCCTCGGCATGCTGTGCAAAGTTTATCCAGCCTCCAAGCTCTTCCCATTCCTCATGGAGGGAACCAAGTCCAAGAACTCCAAGCAGAGAGCTG AGTGTTTGGAGGAGTTGGGCTGTCTGATCGAAGGCTACGGGATGAACGTGTGCCAGCCGACTCCGGCCAAATCCCTGAAGGAGATTGCCGTCCACATCGGAGACAGAGACACGTCCGTCCGAAACGCTGCCCTGAACACGGTGGTGGCCGTCTACAACGTCTGCGGGGACCAGGTCTACAAACTCATCGGAAAT ctgtcAGAGAAAGACATGAGCATGCTGGAGGAGCGGATCAAGCGATCGGCGAAGAAGACGCCTGCGGCTCCGGCGAAGCAGAGCGCCGCCGAGAAGACACAGCGGGAGCAGCCGGCGAACCCCAACGCCACCTTCCTCCGCAAGCCAGCGCAGGAAGACCCCGGAAAGCTCAA TCAGTCCCGGCAGAACGCGCACAACGACCATCCCTCCATCCCCAAGGAGTTCCAGCTGGACCTGGACATGATAGAGCAGGACCAGCGGAGCGTGTGTGAGCTGCCGGACCTGGTCCAGCACCAGCTGGACGAGCTGCTGGAGCCCGTCATGATCCCGGAGCCGAA GATCCGCGCCATCTCTCCTCACTTTGACGACCTTCACAGCAGCACGGCCTCCACCATCAACTTCGTCATCTCTCAGGTGGCGAGCGGCGACATCGGCACCAGCATCCAGGCGCTGGCTCAG ATTGACGAGGTTCTGCGTCAGGAGGACAAGGCCGACGTCATGTCGGGTCACATCGACCAGCTGCTCATCGCCACCATCATGCAGCTGCGCCTCATCAACAGCACGCACCTCGCAGACGACCGCGTGGACAAGAAGGACCTCATCAAGCTGTACAGCTGCATCATGGGAAACATGATGTCT CTGTTCTCCATGGAGATGCTGGCCCGCGAGGCGTCGATTGGAGTTCTGAAGGACCTGATGCACAGCCTGATCACGCTGATGCTGGACAGCCGAGTGGAGGACGTGGAGGACGGGACGCAGGTCATCCGCTCCGTCAACCTGCTGGTGATCCGAGTTCTGGAGCACTCGGACCAGACCAACATATTCAG cgctctgctggttctgcttcAGGACACGCTGGTCTCCAATGCCGGGTCTCTTAAAGTCTCTGAACTGGTGATGAAG TGTCTGTGGAGGATGATCCGCTTCCTGCCAGAGAATATCAACAGCCTGAACCTGGACCGGATCCTGCTGGACGTCCACAACTTCATGAAGGTTTTCCCGAAAGAGAAGCTGAAGCAGCTGAAGACGGACGTTCCTCACCGGACCCTGAAGACCCTCTGCCACACTCTCTGCAAGCTCACCGGGGTCAAG ATTCTGGACCACCTGTCCATGATAGAAAACCGGAACGAGTCGGAGTTGGAGGCCTACCTGAGGCGAGTCGTCAAACACTCGGGGAACCTGTCGGGAACGAAGAGCGACCGCGGCAACGAGAAGAGCGCCCACGGGACG GACGACCGCATGTCCAAGGCGAAGGTCAGCGACATCCTGTCCGAGATCTTCAAGAAGATCGGCTCCAAGGAGAACACTAAAGAG GGCCTGACCGAGCTCTACGAGTACAAGCAGAAGTACTCTGACGCCGACCTGGAGCCGTTCCTCAGAAACACGTCGCAGTTCTTCCAGAGCTACGTGGAGCGAGGCCTGCGGGTCATCGAGTCGGAGCGCGAGGGAAAACCCCGGATCCAGAGCTCCTCAG tgatTCCTCAGCACAACGTGGAGTCcagcctcagcagcagcaacgAAGAGCTGAAACCCGCCGTTTACTACGAGAGGCTGAAGATCCTCCGGCAGAGACAAGGCCTGGAAAACACGACCAGG GCTCTCAGCAGCGAGGACGAACCTCCGCAGCGGCCGGCCATCTCCTCCCTGCTGTCCTCCAAGCCGTCCGTGGCCTCGTCCACCGACATGCTCCACAGCAAGCTGTCGCAGCTGAAGGAGTCCCGGGAGCTGTACCAGCAGGAGCACAACGCGCGCTCCGGATCGCCGACCCGCGCCCGCGCCGCCTCGCCCGCCACCGCCAACCTGGACGACCTGAAGAAGCGTCTGGAGCGGATCAAGAGCAAGCGGCAGTGA